In one Oryza glaberrima chromosome 2, OglaRS2, whole genome shotgun sequence genomic region, the following are encoded:
- the LOC127764121 gene encoding putative disease resistance protein RGA1 — protein MDFSKIVGAINGINEISTLCKMVKDIIKSCWSGIREQELQDKVMKLENDLERLRDILPAMYNLIDRAEWTIHRDHVPELLLKLKDAVYDAEDLLDELKWHELKVAMEDSANKSPLIDFLDSVIQGSFNKVSGTYEKLNNVSSLLEKMGLHEVTQHFDKSFRPETTSFLTETEMFGRDNELEQVMQSLGVPAKGSRVLSKRKKPSSAINALPSTSKTKQHNGTQMSDESGITCIPVLPIYGIGGVGKTTLAQHICHDSRVMSHFDPIIWICVSDDFDVKRLTKEAIQSCSTKEADNLDYLQRALSEEVMNKRLLIILDDMWGDVLRESGHCWKRFCAPLTNALQGSMMLVTTRSPDVAREVQTMEPIRLEGLQDDVFWDFFKLCAFGSKNSENYPELVHIGKSIVQKLKGVPLAAKTLGRLLRTSLDTEYWNRILKSELWELKQNNTEILPALRLSYLYLPSHLKRCFSFCAVYPKDHKFEEDNLAEIWIAEGFVQPEGNTPILDTGKQYFEDLVNRSFFQSVGGNKYVIHDLLHDMAQLVSKDDCFILKDKDDFEKVPQSVRHLFVLPSIAFDCTQLLSLCKHTKLRTLLCYRSLRKQSLASVMDHWCSKLQHMRVVLCAHTKELPKSIGKLKHLRYLEISGACPFKSLPSELCHLHNLQIFSARKCKLESLPGDFSKLCNLQRFESCGFNCLPNGESHFDASTGQGVGLTLMKNVNQICGGVTINNLDAISKDIAAESAIKNKKNLDRLNLKWSSVRSQDHNDIEVLQVLIPPTSLKCLTLNGYLGQSLPNWFHPHNLPSLKSLDCSTTTFASLTSLEICGCEKLTSIDDLVTPEYLPAIEKIDVSSCVKLSSLPGERFGNFSALKHLEIFNCGKLKWKGLVLPSTLQSLCLSNCGDISPWVPSCLENLASLVRLVINSCQHVQYIPSSLWSSNLSSLQDLRIFNCGDLVSIGGADAIVKINKVKIEYCPKLQEIEQPMSRGGL, from the exons atggaCTTTTCGAAGATTGTGGGGGCTATTAATGGCATCAATGAGATTTCCACTTTATGTAAAATGGTCAAAGATATCATTAAATCTTGCTGGAGTGGCATACGGGAGCAGGAGCTGCAAGACAAAGTAATGAAGTTGGAGAATGACTTGGAACGTCTCAGAGATATTCTTCCTGCAATGTACAACCTCATTGATCGAGCGGAATGGACGATCCACAGAGACCATGTGCCAGAGCTTCTTCTGAAACTCAAGGATGCAGTTTATGATGCTGAGGACCTTCTTGATGAGTTGAAATGGCATGAACTGAAGGTGGCCATGGAGGACTCCGCAAACAAATCTCCTCTTATTGACTTCCTTGATAGTGTCATTCAAGGTAGTTTCAACAAAGTGAGTGGTACCTATGAAAAACTGAATAATGTTTCTAGTCTGCTGGAGAAGATGGGGTTACATGAAGTTACACAACACTTTGACAAATCCTTCAGGCCCGAGACTACCTCTTTCCTAACTGAAACAGAAATGTTTGGTCGTGACAATGAATTGGAGCAGGTGATGCAATCGCTTGGAGTACCTGCTAAAGGTAGCCGGGTCCTTTCCAAACGCAAGAAACCAAGCAGTGCAATTAATGCATTACCAAGCAcatcaaaaacaaaacaacataACGGTACACAAATGAGTGATGAATCAGGAATCACATGTATTCCTGTTCTGCCTATATATGGAATTGGGGGTGTTGGAAAGACCACTTTGGCCCAGCATATCTGCCACGATTCACGGGTCATGTCTCACTTTGACCCGATTATTTGGATTTGTGTTTCAGATGACTTTGATGTGAAGAGGTTAACTAAAGAAGCCATACAATCCTGTTCTACAAAAGAAGCTGATAATTTGGATTATCTTCAGCGTGCTCTTTCAGAAGAAGTGATGAACAAAAGGTTATTGATCATActtgatgacatgtggggtgaTGTCTTGAGGGAGAGTGGACACTGTTGGAAGAGGTTTTGTGCACCTTTGACGAATGCGCTACAAGGAAGTATGATGTTAGTCACCACTAGATCTCCAGATGTTGCTCGTGAGGTGCAAACAATGGAGCCCATCCGATTAGAAGGATTGCAGGATGATGTCTTTTGGGATTTCTTCAAATTATGTGCATTTGGATCTAAGAATTCTGAAAATTACCCAGAGTTAGTGCACATCGGTAAAAGCATAGTCCAAAAGTTGAAGGGTGTACCTTTGGCCGCCAAAACTCTAGGACGCCTATTAAGAACGAGCCTTGACACTGAATACTGGAATAGGATACTAAAAAGTGAACTATGGGAGCTGAAACAAAATAATACTGAAATTTTGCCAGCGCTTAGATTGAGCTACCTGTATTTACCAAGCCACTTGAAGAGATGCTTCTCATTCTGTGCTGTTTACCCAAAAGATCACAAATTCGAAGAGGATAATTTAGCTGAAATTTGGATTGCAGAAGGCTTTGTGCAACCTGAAGGTAACACTCCAATTCTAGATACTGGCAAACAGTACTTTGAAGACCTTGTAAACCGGTCTTTCTTTCAGAGTGTTGGTGGTAATAAATATGTAATCCATGATCTGTTGCATGACATGGCACAACTAGTTTCAAAGGATGACTGCTTCATTTTAAAAGACAAGGATGATTTTGAGAAGGTTCCTCAGAGTGTTCGTCATCTGTTCGTACTCCCTAGCATAGCCTTTGATTGTACTCAGTTGCTGAGCCTATGTAAGCACACAAAGTTGCGCACTCTACTGTGCTACAGGTCTTTACGGAAGCAAAGTCTAGCTTCTGTTATGGACCATTGGTGTAGTAAACTTCAGCATATGCGCGTGGTTTTGTGTGCCCACACAAAGGAGCTACCGAAGAGTATTGGGAAATTGAAGCATCTACGGTACCTGGAAATCTCCGGAGCTTGTCCTTTCAAAAGCCTTCCCTCGGAGTTATGTCACCTACATAATTTGCAGATTTTTTCAGCTCGAAAATGCAAATTAGAAAGCTTGCCCGGTGACTTCAGTAAGCTATGCAATTTACAGAGGTTCGAATCATGTGGATTTAACTGTCTCCCAAATGGAGAAAGTCATTTTGATGCATCCACTGGGCAGGGAGTCGGACTTACATTGATGAAGAACGTGAACCAAATTTGTGGAGGAGTGACGATAAATAATCTTGATGCAATAAGCAAGGATATTGCAGCAGAAAGTGCGATAAAgaacaagaaaaatcttgaCAGACTGAACTTGAAATGGTCTTCTGTGAGATCGCAAGACCATAATGACATCGAGGTTCTTCAAGTCCTAATTCCTCCTACCAGTCTCAAGTGTCTGACCCTCAATGGTTATCTAGGTCAATCTCTTCCAAATTGGTTTCATCCTCATAATCTGCCAAGCTTAAAATCCCTTGA TTGCAGCACTACAACATTCGCATCCCTTACTTCCCTAGAAATTTGTGGCTGCGAAAAGCTGACAAGCATTGATGACCTCGTAACGCCTGAGTATCTTCCTGCTATTGAGAAAATTGATGTTAGCTCTTGTGTCAAGCTATCGTCCCTACCAGGTGAAAGATTTGGGAATTTCTCAGCTCTAAAGCATCTGGAAATTTTTAATTGTGGAAAACTCAAATGGAAGGGACTTGTTTTACCATCGACCCTCCAAAGCCTCTGCTTAAGTAATTGTGGGGATATCTCTCCCTGGGTTCCCAGTTGCCTGGAGAACCTTGCCTCCTTGGTGCGCCTGGTGATTAACTCTTGCCAACATGTACAATACATTCCCAGTTCACTATGGAGCAGCAATCTCTCATCACTCCAGGATTTGCGTATTTTCAATTGTGGTGACCTTGTATCAATTGGTGGAGCAGATGCAATTGTGAAAATAAACAAGGTGAAGATAGAATACTGTCCAAAGTTGCAGGAAATAGAGCAACCAATGAGCAGAGGTGGCCTGTAG
- the LOC127761079 gene encoding ABC transporter E family member 2-like — protein sequence MSSSSGRSSRIAVVTEDRCRPSKCGQQCRKRCPVNATGRQCIEVTPSSRVSLISEELCIGCGICVKVCPFDAIQIINLPSDLDKETTHRYGPNSFKLHRLPVPRPGQVLGLVGTNGIGKSTALKILAGKVKPNLGKFTDPPNWDEILRNFRGSELQKYFTRLLEDKMKATMKPQYLDHIPKSVKGKVGDLLSKKDERHMKNLLCDTLELNQVLDRDVSALSGGELQRFAIAARAMEEADVYMFDEPSCYLDVKQRLKAAQVIRSLLQPKNYVIVVEHDLSILDYLSDYICCLYGTPGAYGVVTLPSSVREGINIFLNGFITTENLRFREEKLTFRVTESTEEIVEGQTYQCYQYPTMTKTRCGFKLSVTEGSFNDSQIIVMLGENGTGKTTFIRMLAGRVKPDKVGDEEVDVPEYTVSYKPQELISKYSSTVRDLLFEKVPGSCTQAQFRSDVMKPLKIEQLMDRQVPTLSGGELQRVALCLCLGKPADIYLIDEPSAHLDSEQRLLATKVIKRFILHEKKTAFVVEHDFIMATYLADKVVVFEGKPSVDCIANAPEPLASGMNRFLSHLDVTFRKDPTTYRPRINKLGSIKDAEQKAAGCYYYLEY from the exons atgtcgtcgtcgtcggggaggtCGAGCAGGATCGCGGTGGTGACGGAGGACCGGTGCCGGCCCAGCAAGTGCGGCCAGCAGTGCCGCAAGCGCTGCCCCGTCAATGCCACCg GGCGTCAGTGCATAGAAGTTACTCCATCATCGAGAGTATCCTTAATTTCTGAGGAACTATGTATTGGATGTGGTATTTGTGTGAAG GTATGTCCCTTTGATGCTATCCAGATTATAAACTTGCCAAGTGATCTTGACAAGGAGACGACACATCGCTATGGACCAAATTCATTTAAGCTTCACAG gctGCCTGTTCCAAGACCAGGGCAAGTGTTGGGCTTGGTAGGGACAAATGGTATTGGTAAATCAACGGCacttaaaattttggcagggaAGGTGAAACCCAACTTGGGTAAATTCACA GATCCCCCAAATTGGGATGAAATTCTGAGGAATTTCCGTGGATCTGAACTCCAGAAATACTTTACTCGTCTGCTGGAAGACAAAATGAAG GCAACTATGAAACCACAATACCTTGATCACATTCCTAAATCTGTTAAAGGGAAGGTTGGAGATCTTCTTAGCAAGAAAGATGAGAGACATATGAAAAACCTACTGTGTGATACTCTCGAATTGAATCAAGTTCTTGACCGAGATGTCTCAGCTCTATCTGGTGGTGAACTCCAGAGATTTGCAATAGCTGCCCGTGCTATGGAAGAAGCAGATGTTTATATGTTTGATGAGCCATCCTGCTATCTTGATGTGAAGCAAAGGCTGAAAGCTGCACAAGTTATTCGCTCTTTGCTTCAGCCCAAAAA CTATGTAATTGTTGTGGAGCATGATCTTAGCATACTGGACTACCTATCAGACTATATATGCTGTCTTTATGGGACTCCTGGAGCATATGGTGTTGTTACTTTGCCCTCTTCTGTTAGAGAAGGAATCAACATTTTCCTGAATGGCTTTATAACAACAGAAAACCTACGTTTCCGCGAGGAGAAACTTACATTTAGA GTTACCGAGTCTACTGAGGAAATCGTAGAGGGTCAGACATACCAATGCTACCAATATCCTACAATGACAAAGACAAGGTGTGGCTTTAAGCTATCAGTCACTGAAGGCAGCTTTAATGATTCCCAGATAATTGTAATGCTTGGTGAGAATGGTACTGGGAAGACGACATTTATCCGTATGCTG GCAGGACGAGTGAAGCCAGACAAAGTAGGAGACGAAGAAGTTGATGTGCCTGAATACACTGTCTCATACAAGCCTCAGGAATTGATATCTAAATATAGCTCTACAGTGAGGGATCTTCTATTCGAGAAAGTACCTGGATCATGCACTCAAGCCCAGTTCAGATCTGATGTCATGAAACCACTGAAAATTGAGCAACTCATGGACAGGCAGGTTCCAACTCTTTCTGGAGGGGAGCTGCAAAGGGTTGCGCTTTGTCTTTGTCTTGGGAAG CCTGCTGATATTTACCTCATAGATGAACCAAGTGCCCATCTTGATTCAGAGCAGCGCCTTCTTGCAACGAAGGTCATAAAAAGATTTATCCTCCATGAAAAGAAAACTGCTTTTGTCGTTGAGCACGATTTTATCATGGCAACCTACCTTGCTGACAAGGTGGTGGTTTTTGAGGGAAAACCTTCTGTTGACTGTATTGCAAATGCACCAGAACCCCTGGCCTCTGGGATGAACCGTTTTCTTTCA CATCTTGATGTCACCTTTAGGAAAGATCCTACAACCTACAGGCCTAGGATCAACAAGCTGGGTTCTATAAAGGATGCTGAGCAGAAAGCTGCAGGATGTTACTACTACCTTGAGTATTAA